Proteins encoded together in one Gemmatimonadota bacterium window:
- a CDS encoding DUF402 domain-containing protein produces the protein MLFCEFKRHFDKPDETYMCDLVARGTDWVVLSYVSNRAWEVAGALLPAGSQTLAFYQTDVAHVLWRICAPSGNLKGHLFHICRDVQVEEHKVSYLDLLLDIWISSDGVVEVLDREDVDVCYREGKLGEADLKAIAAEEKRIVTHWPVLVREMDALLSDL, from the coding sequence GTGTTGTTTTGCGAATTTAAACGCCATTTCGATAAACCCGATGAAACGTATATGTGCGATTTGGTCGCCCGTGGCACAGATTGGGTTGTCTTGTCTTATGTGTCAAACCGCGCCTGGGAAGTCGCCGGTGCCCTCTTGCCTGCTGGTTCTCAAACGCTGGCTTTTTACCAAACGGACGTCGCTCATGTTCTGTGGCGAATATGTGCCCCTTCAGGTAATCTGAAGGGGCATTTATTTCATATTTGTCGAGATGTGCAGGTGGAAGAACACAAGGTCAGTTATCTGGATCTGCTTTTGGATATATGGATAAGTTCAGATGGTGTTGTCGAGGTTTTAGACCGAGAGGATGTAGATGTGTGTTACAGGGAAGGCAAACTGGGTGAAGCCGACTTGAAAGCCATAGCGGCAGAAGAGAAACGGATTGTGACACACTGGCCCGTGCTGGTGCGCGAGATGGACGCGCTTTTGAGCGACCTATAA
- a CDS encoding T9SS type A sorting domain-containing protein: MKCKHFHTIGGSVMKRLIIATCLGLGLVGSAIAGPLTQGIEFTGGENSLAGLVLQRTQNIVAEDGVLKLQVSINYAQKLKGYGFVLQYDQSKYEFVEARQVDQNLLDANSGQPALFLASNKTPGQVAVGAMKVDGQAVSGDGALVEFTFNTTQTPLASDFQILDGVMVDLAGGIDAITNIEIGALKPMPQDYALEQNVPNPFNPSTTIEYRLPEAGDVQLVIYNLLGQEVRTLVQETMDAGFHSVVWDGTDEFGKQVASGIYIYRMSVADFTKVQRMMLLK, encoded by the coding sequence ATGAAGTGCAAACACTTTCATACAATAGGAGGAAGCGTCATGAAACGTTTGATTATTGCGACATGTTTAGGGTTGGGGTTGGTTGGCTCTGCCATTGCTGGACCCCTGACACAGGGTATAGAATTTACGGGCGGCGAGAATAGTCTGGCAGGTCTGGTGCTGCAACGCACGCAAAATATTGTTGCTGAAGATGGCGTTTTGAAACTGCAAGTCTCTATCAATTACGCGCAGAAATTGAAGGGTTATGGTTTTGTGCTGCAGTACGATCAATCCAAGTATGAATTTGTCGAAGCACGCCAGGTCGATCAAAATCTGCTCGATGCGAACAGCGGGCAACCCGCGCTGTTTCTCGCGTCTAACAAGACGCCAGGGCAAGTGGCTGTTGGCGCGATGAAGGTCGATGGTCAAGCTGTCAGTGGCGATGGCGCTCTGGTCGAGTTTACGTTTAATACCACACAGACACCTCTTGCCTCTGATTTTCAGATTCTCGATGGGGTGATGGTTGATTTGGCTGGCGGTATTGATGCGATTACCAATATTGAAATTGGCGCCCTCAAGCCCATGCCCCAAGATTATGCCCTCGAACAAAATGTACCAAATCCCTTTAACCCCTCCACGACTATTGAATATCGGTTGCCGGAAGCGGGTGATGTCCAACTGGTGATCTACAATCTACTCGGGCAAGAAGTTCGCACCCTGGTTCAAGAAACAATGGATGCGGGTTTTCATTCGGTCGTTTGGGATGGCACAGATGAATTTGGCAAGCAGGTAGCCAGTGGTATTTATATTTATCGCATGTCAGTGGCCGATTTTACCAAGGTTCAGCGCATGATGTTGCTGAAATAA